Within Raineyella sp. W15-4, the genomic segment GGCAAGACCACCCTGGTCAACCTGATCATGCGGTTCTACGAGCTGCAGGGCGGCCGGATCACCCTGGACGGGGTGGACATCACCTCCGTCCCGCGCCACGAGCTGCGGCAGAACATCGGCATGGTGCTCCAGGACACCTGGCTGTTCCACGGCACGATCCGCGACAACATCGCGTACGGCCGCCCCGGCGCGACCGAGGAGGAGATCCTCGCGGCGGCCCGGGCCACGTACGTCGACCGGTTCGTGCACTCGCTGCCGGGGGGCTACGACACGGTGATCGACGAGGAGGGCAGCAACATCTCCGCCGGTGAGAAGCAGCTGCTGACCATCGCCCGGGCCTTCCTCGCCGATCCGGCGTTGCTGATCCTCGACGAGGCCACCAGCTCGGTCGACACCCGCACCGAGCTGCTGGTGCAGCGCGCGATGAACGCCTTGCGCAAGGACCGGACAAGCTTCGTCATCGCCCACCGGCTCAGCACGATCCGGGACGCGGACACCATCCTGGTGATGGAACACGGCCGGATCGTCGAGCAGGGCAACCACCAGGAGCTGCTCGCCCGGGAAGGCGCCTACTACCGGCTCTACCGGTCGCAGTTCGAGGGGGCGATCGAGGCGGAGGTCGCCTGACAGCGGCCTGAGTACCGGCGCCCGACACCGGCACACCCACACAGCGCGCGGCACCGTCCCCTCGGCGCCCGGCAGCGGCCACGGCCCGGGACCACCCGCCCCACGGGAGGTCCCGGGCCGTGCCGTCGTCCGGTGCACCTCGATTTGCACCTGGATACCCCCGGGGGCATTATGAGGGTGTTCCCACCCCTCCCCGAAGGAGAAACCCCATGTGCCGTCCCGTCACCTGCTCGTCCTGCGGCAAGACCACCTGGGCCGGTTGCGGCCAGCACGTCGCGCAGGTCAAGGCATCCGTCCCGGCCGGCCAGTGGTGCACCTGTGACCGGAACGCGACCTCGGGCTCGTCGGCCTCCGGCTCGTTCCTGTCCTTCTTCCGCCGCTGAGCACGGAGCGCACCGCAGCCATGACCGATCACTCCCGTAAGGTCGTCATCGTCGGCGGCGTCGCCGGCGGCATGTCCGCCGCGACTCGGCTGCGCCGGCTCGACGAGACGTGCGAGATCATCGTCTTCGAGCGCAGCTGGTACGTCTCGTTCGCCAACTGCGGTCTCCCTTACCACGTGGGCGGCGTGATCGAGGACCGTCAGGCGCTGCTGCTGCAGACGCCCCAGTCCCTCGGCCGCCGCTTCGGCATCGACGTCCGCGTCGGCCACGAGGTCGTCTCGATCGACCGGGCCGCGAAGCGGGTGACGGTGCGCAATCTCACCACCGACCGGGTCACCACCGAGTCGTACGACACCCTGGTGCTCTCCCCCGGCGCGTCCCCGTTCGTCCCGGACATCCCGGGCAAGGAACGGGCGCTCACCCTGCGCAACATCGCCGACGTCGACGCAATGGTCGAGGCAGTGGCCCGCAAGCCTCACACCGCCGTGGTGATCGGCGGCGGCTTCATCGGCGTCGAGCTTGCCGAGAACCTGCAGCGGCGCGGCATCGACGTGACGATCGTCGAGCTGGCCGACCAGCTGCTCCCCCCGCTGGACCCCGAGATGGCCGCGTACGTCGCCCAGGAGCTGGTCGACAACGGCATCGACGTGCTGACCGGGGCCCAGGCGACCGCGATCGGCGAGCGGACCGTCACGCTGGGCTCCGGCGCGGAGATCCCGGCCGACCTGGTGGTGATGTCGATCGGCGTCCGGCCGGACTCGCACCTGGCGAAGGAGGCCGGCCTGGCGGTCAACCCGCGCGGCGGCATCGTCGTCGACGAGCACCAACGCAGCTCCGACCCGGACATCTTCGCCGTCGGCGACGCCGCCGAGAAGCGCGACGCGCTGACCGGTGACGCCACCATGGTGCCGCTGGCGCAGACCGCGAACCGGCACGGCCGGCTGGTCGCCGACGTGATCGCCGGCCGTGGGACCGCCGCGAAGCCGGTGCTCGGCACCGCCATCGTCGGCGTCTTCGGCCTGATGGCCGCCTCGGTCGGCTGGAACGAGAAGCGGCTGCGGGCCGCCGGCCGGGCCTATCGGGCCATCCACGCCCACCCGGGCTCGCATGCCGGCTACTACCCGGGTGCAGAGACCCTGCACCTGAAGCTGCTGGTCGACGCGGACACCGACGAGATCCTCGGCGCCCAGGCGATCGGTCGGGACGGTGCGGACAAGCGGATCGACGTCATCGCCACGGCGATGCGCGGCGGTCTCAAGGGTGCCGAGCTGGCCGACCTGGAGCTGGCGTACGCCCCGCAGTTCGGGTCCGCCAAGGATCCGATCAACATGCTCGGGTTCATCGACGACAACGTGGTGACCGGCCAGTCCGAGCTGATCCAGTGGCACGAGGTGGCGGCAGCCCAGCAGGCCGGTACCCCGCTGCTCGACGTCCGGACGCCGGACGAGTTCCGCCGCGGCCACATCCCGGGCTCGATCAACCTCCCGGTCGACGAACTGCGCGACCGGCTCGACGAGGTGCCGGCCGGAGACCTGGTGATCACCTGCCAGGTGGGCCTGCGCGGTCACGTGGCCGAGCGGATCCTGCGCCAGGCCGGCCACCGGGTCCGGAACCTCACCGGCGGCTACCAGACCTGGTCCACCGCGACCAGGCCGATCGCCCGGCCGGCCCGGAGCGAGACGCCCGCCGAGGTCGAGGCGGCTCGCTGACCGATCCGGGTGGGGCACCGCACCCGAACCCGCTGCCCAGCGGCGGTGCCCCACCTCCTCCGGACGACGGTGACCTCATGGGTCAGACGACGAGGCTGAGCAACATCACTGCGATGATGCCGATGACGGACAGCACGGTCTCCATCAACGACCAGGTCTTGAAGGTCTCCCCGACCGTCATGCCGAAGTACTCCTTCACCATCCAGAAGCCGGCGTCGTTGACGTGGCTGAGGAAGACCGAGCCGGCGCCGATGGCCAGCACCATCAGGGCGGTGTGGGTCGGCGAGAGGCCGGCGGCGAGTGGGGCGACGATGCCGGACGCGGTGATGGTGGCCACCGTGGCCGAGCCGGTCGCCAGCCGGATCACCACCGCCACCAGCCAGCCCGCCAGCAGCGGCGGGAGCGCCGCGGCGAGCAGGCCCTTGGCCAGCATGTCGGCGATATGGGAGTCGACCAGGGTCTGCTTGAAGCCGCCGCCGGCGGCGACGATCAGCAGGATGCCGGCGATCGGGCCGAAGGAGGAGCCGACGATCTTGTCGACCTCCTTGCGGGACTTCTTCAACCCGTAGCCGAAGACGAACATCGCGACGACGGTGGTGATGGTCAGGGCGATCAGCGGGGTGCCGACGAAGCCGAGGAAGGCACCCACCGGGTTCTTGGTGCCGAAGGTCATCTCCGCGACGGTCGCGGCCAGCATCAGGACGACGGGGAGCAGGACGACGGTCAGCGAGGCGCCGAAGCCGGGACGCCTGGCACCCTCGGCGGGGCTGTGTCCGAGGAAGTCCTCGCGGACCTGGTGCGGCACCCAGCGGGCCATCATCCGGCCGAGCACCGGGCCGGAGATGATCACACAGGGGATGGCGACGATCAGGCCGAAGGCGAGGGTGAGGCCGAGGTTGGCCTTCAGCGCCGAGATCGCGATCAGCGGGCCCGGGTGCGGCGGGATCAGCCCGTGCAGGGCGGACAGCCCGGCCAGGGCCGGGATGCCGAAGAGGACCACCGGCACCTTCGCCCGCCGGGCGGCGAACATCACCACGGGGATCAGGATCACCACGCCGACCTCGAAGAACAGCGGGATGCCCACGATGAAGGCGATCAGCGCCATCGCCCAGGGCAGGCGCTGGACCGGGGTCTTGCTGAGGATGGTGTCGACGATGACGTCGGCACCGCCGGAGGACACCAGCAGGGTGCCGATGATCGAGCCCAGCACGATCAGCAGGCCGACACTGGAGATGGTCGAGCCGAGACCGGTGGTGAAGCTGTTGAAGAGCTTGTCCAACGGGACGCCGGCGGCGAGGGCCATCACCGCGGAGCCGGCCATCAGGGACAGGAACGGGTGGATCTTGAGCCAGACGATCAGCAGGACGATCGTGGCGATGCCGGCGAGCGCGGCGAGGACGAGGCCGGTCATTCCGCGCACTCCTTGACGCGGCGGCTCTCGGAGGCGAGGGCACCGACGATGCAGTCGAGCATCTGCTCGACCTCCTGCTCGATGTCGATGACGACACCGTCCTCATCGGGCTCGAGCGGCTCCAGCGTCGTGAGCTGGGAGGGCAGCAGCGATGCCGGCATGAAGTGGTCCGTACGGGCGGTCAGCCGGGCCGCCAGCACCTCCACTGAACCGATCAGGTGGACGAACACGGTCCGCCCCGGCGCGGTCCGCAGCCGGCCGCGGTAGACCCGGCGCAGGGCGGAACAGGTGACCAGGGTGGAGCGGCCGGCCCGGTCCTCGTCGGCGGTCCACGCGGCGATCCTGTCCAGCCACGGCCTCCGGTCCTCGTCGGTGAGCGGATGGCCCGCGGTCATCTTGGCGATGTTCTCGGCCGAGTGGAAGTCGTCCCCCTCGGCCACCGGCCAGCCGAGGCGGTCGGCCAGTCCGTGGGCGATGGTCGACTTGCCGCTGCCGGCCACGCCCATCACCACCACATGAGTTTCAGTCATCCTTGACCCTTTCCAAAGAAGCATCTTTGCCCCATTTGAGACGATCTTACATCTTTTAGAGAGTCTCTCAAATCATTTTGTGATGCAAGGAGTGGCACTGAAGAGGCTTCAGAGCGCGACGCAGCTAAGCTCGTTCACAGGCCCCGACAGAGGGCCCGAGGGACGACCCGACAGTGGCCGACGAAGGACCCGAGGGAGGCGAGCAATGATGACGAGCTCCGAGCGCCCGTTGATGCACCTCGGCGTGGCCCGCGAGCTCGGCACCGAGATCATCGAGGGCCGGTGGCCCGTCGACGAGGCCCGCACCCTGGAGGAGGTCCAGGAGCGGTTCGGCGTCTCCCGCACCGTGGCCCGGGAGGCCTCCCGGCTGCTGGAGTCGATGGGGCTGGCCGGCACCGTACGCCGCCGCGGCATCGTCGCGCTGGCCGCCTCGGAATGGCACGTCCTCGACACCACCCTGATCGACTGGCGGCTGCACTCCACCCGCCGGCGCGAGCAGTTGACCTCACTGACCCAGCTGCGGATGGCCGTCGAACCCGCCGCCGTCCAGGCGATGGCGCGGTGTGCCTCGATCCACGTCCGGGCCCGGCTGCTCCCGCTGGCCGCGGAACTGCGGCGGACCGGTGAGGGAGGCCTGGGCCAGGAGTTCCTGCAGCTCGACATCGAGTTCCATCGGCTGATCCTCACCAACAGTGGCAACGAACTGTTCGCCGCACTGAGCGACCAGATCGCGTCGGTCCTCGCCGGGCGCACCGAGATCGGCCTGATGCCGCCGAAGCCCAAGCCGGAGGCCCTCGACGCGCACGAGGCGGTGGCCGAGGCAGTCTTCCGCGGCGACGGGAAGGCTGCCCGCGCGGCGATGCAGGTGATCCTCGACGAGGTCGACCAGGCACTGGACGAGGTGGGCTGAGCCCGCGACCTCAAGCCAACCCGGTCACCCGTCGGACCGGGCCGACGTCAGACCAGCCCAGCCCTCAGGCGAGGGACAGGAAGAGCTTCTCCATCTTGGAGGTGTCCAGGCCCTCGTCGGTCAGCACGCACTGCCGCATGCCGGCAGCCACGACGGCGAACCCGGCGCGATCCAGCGCCTTCGCCACCGCGGCGATCTGGGTGACGACCTCCTCGCAGTCGCGGCCCTCCTCCAGCATGTCGATGATGCCGGTGAGCTGACCCCGGGCCCGCTTCAACCGATTGACGACCGGGCGCAGGTCCTCGCCGGGCAACTCCATGGCACCCCTCCTTCTCGTGCTGCTCTGGATCCGGATGATACCCCCACGGGGATAGCGACGACAGAGGCACCCCCGTACACGGCACCGCGACATGCGGCAAGGCGGGTGCGGCTACCTTCCGGCACGCTGCCGAGTCGCATACCATCGAACAATAATCGTTCAGTTGTTTGAATTGTCTGAGGCGGGTCGTACGGTTGATGGCATGGACGGTGATGGCACGGACAGGGAGTGGGGGACCCGGACCGGGGCTGTGTTGGCCGGGGTCCTGGACCTGCTGGACGGATTGGATGATGACCGGGCGCTCGCGACGGACGCGGAGCGCCTGGCCCTGATGGGGGCAGCGATCGAGGCCGCGGACCGGCTGCGCGTATTGGCGTCGGTGCTCGTCGGTGAGGCTGAGGCGTCCGGCGCGGATGTCGCGGCGACCGGATTGTCGGTGGTGAGCTGGCTGGCCGACACCCGCCGGATGACCCGGCGCGAGGTGTGGGCACTGCTGCATGAGGGGCGGGATCTGGCCGGTCTGCCGGTGTTGACCGCGGCCGGATTGGCGGGAGCGGTCTCCCCCCAGCAGGCCCGCACGATCAGCAGGGTGCTGGCCGAGTTGCCCGACGAGCTGGACCCTGCTCTGCTCCGGCAGGCGGAACGGGACATGGTGGAGCACGCGGCTGAACTCGACTCCCAGGGGCTGTCGATCCTGGCGGAGCATCTGCTGGAGATCCTCGCGCCGGAGACGGCAGACGACCTGGAGGCCAAGCGGCTGGAACGGGAACTGCGCCGGGCACGGCGGAACCGCTCGCTGTCGTTCGTACGTGACGGTCAGGGGTCGGTGCTGATCCGCGGCAAACTGCCCGTCCTCGCCGCCGAGACCCTGATCACGCAGATCGAGGCGCTCGTCGACCGGGACCGTCGCAGGGCTCTCGACGCGCTGGACCCGCTCGCGGAGGACGTCACCCCCGCCATGCGTCGCGCCGATGCCCTGGTGGCTCTCGCCGAGGCAACGGCCCTGCACCGCGACACGCCGTCCCACGGAGGCGATCGGCCCCGGGTGGTGGTCACGATCGCGGCGGACCGGCTTCGGGACCTTGCCGCCGGGGCCGGGCTGATCGGCACCGGCGAGAGGATCGCCGCCGGTGAGCTGCGCCGGTTGTGCTGTGATGCCGACCTGCTCCCGGTCGTCCTCGGTGGGAGCGGTGAGGTCCTCGACGTCGGCCGCGAGCATCGGCTGGTCACCCCGCCGATCCGGGCCGCGCTGACCGTCCGCGACCGGGGCTGCGTGTTCCCCGGCTGTGACCGGCCACCCGCCGCCTGTCACGCGCACCACATCATGCCCTGGCAGGAGGGAGGTGTCACGTCCCTCGACAACCTCGTCCTGGTCTGCGCTCACCACCACGGCATTGTGGAGCCCTCGCCGGACCCGCCGGGCCGGCGATGGGAGATCCGCCTCGGCGCCGGGGGCATTCCCGAGGTCCTCCCCCCGAGCCACGTCGACCGGACCCGCCGGCCCCGGCGCCACCAACGGTTCCGGCTACCGACGGCCGCCTGAGGATCGGAGGCATTCAGGCTCGGGACTGCCCGACGTGGCACCTCCCGACATGGTCGCGCCCGACGTGCTGCCCGAGGCGGTCGCGCCCGAGGCGGTCGAACCGGGTGCGACGGCGCCCGGAGGGGCGTACGCGGTGAGGTCGACGACCCGGTCACAGGCGTCCCGGACCACCGGGTCGTGGGTGATCACCAGCACCGCCGCGCCCTCGGTGGCCGCCCACAGGTCGGTGACCAGGGTCTCCGCGGTCTCCTCGTCGAGGTGTTCGGTCGGTTCGTCGAGGATCACCACGTCCGCGGCACCGACGAACAACCGGGCCGCCGCGAGCCGCCTGGCCTCGCCGCCGGACAGCCGTCCGCCGTGCTCGCCGACCGCCCTCTCGGGTGCCAGGTCGAGACCGGCCCGGTGCAGGGCGGCGACCACCTCGTCGGCGGTGGCGTCCTTGCGGCCGATCCGGACGTTCTCGTCGACCGATGTGTCGAACACATGAGCGTCCTGAGCCAAGTAGCCCACCGTGCCATGCACCTCGACCTCACCGGCCCGCGGCGGCAGCAGCCCCATCACCGTGGCGGCGACCGTGGTCTTGCCCAGGCCGCTGCGCCCCACCAGGGCGACCCGCTCGCCGGCGCCGATGTGCAGGTCGAGGTCGCGGACCACCGGGTCGGCACCGGGCCAGCCGGCCGCCAACCCGCGCAGGTCGAGGGAGGGCCCGCCGGGAAGCCGTGCGGGTCCGGTCTCCCGGCCGGTCGGCGGGGTGGCCAGCACCTCGTCGACCCGCCGCAGCGAGGACCGCACCCGGGTCCAGGTCTGGGCCGCCTCGGCCAGCGGCTCCAGGGTCTCGTGCAGGGCGAGCGGGGTGAGCACCAGCACGGCCAGTTGGACGACCGGCAGGGTGCCCGCGGCCGCCGCCGGCGCCCCGACGAGCAGCGCGCCGAGGACGGCCACCCCGGCAGCCGGCACCTGCAGGGCGCCGGCCAGTCCGCGGACCCGGGCCGCCCGCTCCTCGGCCGCGGTCAGCCGCGCGTTGAGCGCGTCGACCCGGTCGAGCGCCGCGTCCTGCACCCCGTACGCCACCAGGTCCGGGGCGGTCCGATGCAGTGCGGCCACCGCGTCGGCGAGTTCACCGCGCAGCGGAGCCAGCGAGGCGTCCGCCCGTCGGGAGGCGAGCCCGGCCAGCCACGGGATGACGATCCCGGCCAGCACAGCGCTGAGGCCGAGCAGGACCGCGGCCGGCACCGACAGCAGGCCGATGATCACGGTGGTCGCGACGGCGACCAGGCCGGCGGCGGTGGCGGGCACCACGACCCGGACCACCGCGTCCATCACGGCGCGGACGTCGTCGACGATCCGGACCAGCAGGTCGCCGCGACGCCGGCCGAGCAGCGTGGTCCGGCTGAGCACGTCGTAGACCCGCAGCCGCAGCGCGCTCTGCATCCGCAGCGCCAGGTCGTGGCCGAGGAGCCGTTCGGCGTAGCGGAGCACCCCGCGGGAGATGCCGAAGGTGCGGACGGCGGTGATGGCGACCATCAGATAGAGGATCGGCGGGTGCTGCGCGGCGCGCGACAACAGCCAGGCCGAGGTGCCGAGCAGTGCCACCGCGGCCCCGGAGGCGCCGGCGGCGAGCAGCACCGACCCGAGCACCCGGGATCGGCCCTCGGGCACGGCACGCAGCAGGGTGGCGAGCAGCCCGGCGGTGCCGGTGGGACCGGTGCCGGCGGGGGAACGGTCAGGCGTACGGGTGGTCATGCGGGCACCCCCACGGGTCCGACGGTCACCACGCGGTCGCAGGCGGCCACCACGGCCGGCCGGTGGGTGACCACCAGGGCGCTGGTGGTGGCGTCGGCGTCGCGCAGCGTGGCCAGCACCCGCCGTTCGGTGTCCGGATCCAGCCCGGCGGTGGGTTCGTCGAGGATCAGCAGGCGACCGCCGCCGTGGCTCAGCCGCAGCAGGGCACGGGCCAGGCCGACCCGGCGCCGCTCCCCGTCGGAAAGCCCTTCCGACTCGTCGCCGACCTCGTGGTCGAGGGCCAGTTCGGCGGCCCCGGCCCGGTCCAGGGCGGCCCGAATCGCCTCGACGGGGGCGCCCGGGGCGCCGAGGGCGACGTTCGCCCCGACCGTACGTTCCGGCAGTCCGGGGGTCTGGCCGACCCAGGCGACCCGACGGCGCCAGGCCGCCAGGTCGACCCGGTCCAGCGGCACCCCGCCGAGCAGCACCTCGCCGGCGGAGGGTCGGATGAAGCCCATCAGCACCGCCAACAGGGTGGACTTCCCGCCGCCGCTGGGCCCGACGACGGCGACGAACTCACCTGGCGCCAGGTCCAGGTCGAGGCTCCGCAGGGCGGGAGTGTCCGCACCGGGGTAGGTGACCTGCAGGTCGCGGACCCGCACCGCCGGGACGGTGGGGTCGGTCGGCAGGCTCTCCGACGGCGACGTTCCCGATGGCAAGATCCTGGACGGCAAGATCCTGGACGACAGCGTCCCCGACGACACCGACGATGACGGGCCGGCACCCATCCGGGGCGCGTCGATCTCGGCGAAGGCCCGGTCGGCCGCCGCGACCCCTTCGGCGGAGTCGTGGTAGTGGACGCCGACCTGGCGCAGCGGCAGGTAGACCTCGGGGGCGAGCACGAGCAGGAACAGCCCGCTGGCCAGGTCCATCTCGCCGTTGACCGTCCGGATGCCGATCGACACCGCGATGATCGCGACCGACAGTGTCGACAGCAGTTCCAGGGTCATCGAGGAGAGGAAGGAGATCCGCAGCGTGCCCATCGTCTCCTCGCGGTTGCGGGCCTCGATCCGTTGTAGGCCGATCGCCTGGGCGCGGGCCCGGCCGAACACCTGGAGGGTCGGCAGGCCGGCGACCAGGTCGGCGAAGTGGTGGGCCAGCCGGGCCTGGACGTCCCAGCGGCGGGCCATCCGGCGTTCGGTGGCCCAGCCGATCAGCGCCATGAAGAACGGGATCAGCGGCACGGTGAGCACCAGGACCAGGGTGGACCACAGGTCGGAGGTGAGGATCGCCACCCCGACCACGAGCGGCACGGTGACCGCCAGCAGGAGTTGCGGGAGGTACTTGGCGTAGTAGCCGTCGAGGGCGTCGAGCCCATGGGTGACCAGGTCGACCAGCCCACCGGTGTCGGTGCGCGGGTCGAGCGGGCGACCCAGCCGGGCCGCCACCACCTCGTGGCGGAGCTGGCCCTTGACCAGCGCTGCAGCGCGTTGACCCAACCACGGGTTGATCCCGCGCAGCAGCGCGCGGCCGAGCAGGACCAGCGCCAGCAGCCCGACGGTCCGTCCCAGACCGTCGAGCCGCCCGGTGTCGAACACCCCGGCGATCTGGTGCGACAGCAGCCAGGCCTGGGCGACGACGAGGAAGGCCGTCAGCGTGCCGACGAGGACCCCGGCGACGAGGTAGATCCTCGTCGCCCGGGCCCTCGCCAGCAGGTTGCGGTGGACCGGTCCCGGCATCAGCCCGCGACGGGACCCGGGGCCGCTGCGACGACCGGCTCGTCGGCCGGGATGTCCTTGACCGACAGGCGCTTGCGGAACACCCAGTACGTCCAGGCCTGGTAGGCCAGCACGATCGGGGTCATCACGCCGGCGGCGATCGTCATGATCGTCAGCGTGTACGGGGTGGAGGCGGCCTGGAACACGGTCAGACCGTACGCCGGGTCGAGGGTGGACGGCACCACGTACGGGAACATCGCCGCGAAGACGTTCACGATCAGCGCCAGGATCGCGACGCCACCGCCGATGAAGGCCCAGCCCTCCCGGCCGCGGGTGTTCATCAGCCACAGCACCACCGTACCCAGCACGGCCACTAGCGCGGCCGGCCACAGCGACAGTGCCGGAGCGGCCCCGGCGGCCCCGCGGGCCAGCCCGGAGTAGCCGAGGTTCATCCAGATCACGAACGCAGCCATCCCGACCATCGTCACGATCCCGGTCCGCGAGGCGAGCGTGCGGGCCCGGTCGCGGATGTCGCCGGACGTCTTGAGCGCGACGAAGGCAGCGCCGTGGGTGAGGAACAGCGCCACGAAGGTGATCCCGCCGAGCAGGGCGAAGGGGGTGAACAGACCGAAGAAGCTGCCCACGGTCTGGTGGATCGTACGGGTGGCGTCGATCGGCAGGCCGCGGACGAAGTTGGCGAAGGCGACGCCGAAGACGAGCGAGGCGACGTAGGAGGCGCCGATGATGCAGGCGTCCCAGCCGCGCTTCCACGCCGCCTCACCGCGCTGGTGGCGGTATTCGAAGGAGACCCCGCGCAGGATCAACGCGACCAGGATCAGGAACAGCGGCAGGTAGAGGCCGGAGAAGAGGCTGGCGTACCACTCCGGGAAGGCGGCGAAGGTCGCGCCGCCGGCGGTGAGCAGCCAGACCTCGTTGCCGTCCCAGACCGGGCCGATGGTGTTGAGCAGCACGCGCCGCTCACGGTCGTCCTTGGCGAGGAACGGCATCAGCATGCCGACGCCGAAGTCGAAACCCTCCAGGACGAAGAAGCCGGTCCACAGGACGGCGATCAGCAGGAACCAGACGATCGGAAGTGCGGTTTCCATGGTGGTCATCCCCTCAGTACGCGAACGACAGCGGCGCGTCGCTCTCGGCGCCGACGGGCTGGACGGGTGGGATCGGCGCGAGGCCCTTGCGGATCGCGCTCAGCATCAGCCGGACCTCGATCACCGCGAGGACGCCGTAGAGCAGGGTGAAGCCGATCATCGTGACCAGCACCTGGGCGGCCGGCACGCCGACGGAGACGGCGGGCGCGGTCGGCATCAGGCCGAAGACGATCCAGGGCTGGCGGCCCATCTCGGTGAAGATCCAGCCGAACGAGTTGGCGATCAGCGGCAGCAGCGGGGCGGCCACCATCATCAGGGTCCAGAACCAGGCGCCGCGGCGCACCGGGGGCAGCTTCCCGCCGCGGACCATGATCAGCGCGATGATGCCGATGGCGATCGCCACCATGCCCAGGCCGATCATCAGCCGGAAGGACCAGTAGGTGACCGGGACCGCCGGGGTGTAGGTCATCGAGTTCGCGACCTCGTCGCCGTAGCGCTGGCGGATCATCTCGGTGAACTGGGCGTCGTACTGCTGGCGCAGCGGGTTGATGCCCTGCACCGTACCGGTGAAGGATCCGGTGGCCAGGAAGGAGGTGACGCCGGGCACCTTGATCGCGAAGACCTCCTTGGACCCGTCGAGGGTGCCGATGGTGAACAGCGAGAACGAGGCAGGCGTCTCGGTCTCCCAGATCGCCTCGGCCGCGGCCATCTTCATCGGCTGGACGTCGGTCATCACCTTGCCCTGCAGGTCACCGGAGACCACCACCAGGGCGCCCGCGATGATCAGCACCCAGGCGCCGAACTTGGTCGCCCACCGGTAGGCCTGGGCGTCCTCGGCCACCTCACCGGTCAGCTCGGAGTGGTTCGACGCCTTGTTGGCCCGGGCGATCCGCAGCAGGTGCCAGCCGGCCACGCCGAGCACGAAGGCCCCGCCGGTCATGTACGCGGCGGTCAGGGTGTGCGGGATGGTGGTCAGTGCCACCGGGTTGGTGAGGACGGCCCAGAAGTTCGTCATCTCGGCCCGGCCGCTGGCCGGGTTGTAGGTGAAGCCGACCGGGTGCTGCATGAACGAGTTGGCGACCAGGATGAAGATGGAGCTCAACACGGTGCCGATGGCGGCCAGCCAGATCGACGCCAGGTGGACGCCCTTGGGCAGCCGGTCCCGGCCGAAGATCCAGATGCCCAGGAAGGTCGACTCGAGGAAGAACGCCACCAGCGCCTCGAAGGCGAGCGGGGCGCCGAAGATGTCGCCGACCATGCGGGAGTACTCGGACCAGTTCATGCCGAACTGGAACTCCTGCACGATGCCGGTGACCACGCCCATCGCGAAGTTGATCAGGAAGAGCTTCCCGAAGAAATCGGTCAGGCGACGGTAACCC encodes:
- a CDS encoding HNH endonuclease signature motif containing protein — protein: MDGDGTDREWGTRTGAVLAGVLDLLDGLDDDRALATDAERLALMGAAIEAADRLRVLASVLVGEAEASGADVAATGLSVVSWLADTRRMTRREVWALLHEGRDLAGLPVLTAAGLAGAVSPQQARTISRVLAELPDELDPALLRQAERDMVEHAAELDSQGLSILAEHLLEILAPETADDLEAKRLERELRRARRNRSLSFVRDGQGSVLIRGKLPVLAAETLITQIEALVDRDRRRALDALDPLAEDVTPAMRRADALVALAEATALHRDTPSHGGDRPRVVVTIAADRLRDLAAGAGLIGTGERIAAGELRRLCCDADLLPVVLGGSGEVLDVGREHRLVTPPIRAALTVRDRGCVFPGCDRPPAACHAHHIMPWQEGGVTSLDNLVLVCAHHHGIVEPSPDPPGRRWEIRLGAGGIPEVLPPSHVDRTRRPRRHQRFRLPTAA
- a CDS encoding gluconokinase, yielding MTETHVVVMGVAGSGKSTIAHGLADRLGWPVAEGDDFHSAENIAKMTAGHPLTDEDRRPWLDRIAAWTADEDRAGRSTLVTCSALRRVYRGRLRTAPGRTVFVHLIGSVEVLAARLTARTDHFMPASLLPSQLTTLEPLEPDEDGVVIDIEQEVEQMLDCIVGALASESRRVKECAE
- a CDS encoding metal-sensitive transcriptional regulator, whose product is MELPGEDLRPVVNRLKRARGQLTGIIDMLEEGRDCEEVVTQIAAVAKALDRAGFAVVAAGMRQCVLTDEGLDTSKMEKLFLSLA
- a CDS encoding FAD-dependent oxidoreductase: MTDHSRKVVIVGGVAGGMSAATRLRRLDETCEIIVFERSWYVSFANCGLPYHVGGVIEDRQALLLQTPQSLGRRFGIDVRVGHEVVSIDRAAKRVTVRNLTTDRVTTESYDTLVLSPGASPFVPDIPGKERALTLRNIADVDAMVEAVARKPHTAVVIGGGFIGVELAENLQRRGIDVTIVELADQLLPPLDPEMAAYVAQELVDNGIDVLTGAQATAIGERTVTLGSGAEIPADLVVMSIGVRPDSHLAKEAGLAVNPRGGIVVDEHQRSSDPDIFAVGDAAEKRDALTGDATMVPLAQTANRHGRLVADVIAGRGTAAKPVLGTAIVGVFGLMAASVGWNEKRLRAAGRAYRAIHAHPGSHAGYYPGAETLHLKLLVDADTDEILGAQAIGRDGADKRIDVIATAMRGGLKGAELADLELAYAPQFGSAKDPINMLGFIDDNVVTGQSELIQWHEVAAAQQAGTPLLDVRTPDEFRRGHIPGSINLPVDELRDRLDEVPAGDLVITCQVGLRGHVAERILRQAGHRVRNLTGGYQTWSTATRPIARPARSETPAEVEAAR
- a CDS encoding FadR/GntR family transcriptional regulator, giving the protein MMTSSERPLMHLGVARELGTEIIEGRWPVDEARTLEEVQERFGVSRTVAREASRLLESMGLAGTVRRRGIVALAASEWHVLDTTLIDWRLHSTRRREQLTSLTQLRMAVEPAAVQAMARCASIHVRARLLPLAAELRRTGEGGLGQEFLQLDIEFHRLILTNSGNELFAALSDQIASVLAGRTEIGLMPPKPKPEALDAHEAVAEAVFRGDGKAARAAMQVILDEVDQALDEVG
- a CDS encoding gluconate:H+ symporter, which encodes MTGLVLAALAGIATIVLLIVWLKIHPFLSLMAGSAVMALAAGVPLDKLFNSFTTGLGSTISSVGLLIVLGSIIGTLLVSSGGADVIVDTILSKTPVQRLPWAMALIAFIVGIPLFFEVGVVILIPVVMFAARRAKVPVVLFGIPALAGLSALHGLIPPHPGPLIAISALKANLGLTLAFGLIVAIPCVIISGPVLGRMMARWVPHQVREDFLGHSPAEGARRPGFGASLTVVLLPVVLMLAATVAEMTFGTKNPVGAFLGFVGTPLIALTITTVVAMFVFGYGLKKSRKEVDKIVGSSFGPIAGILLIVAAGGGFKQTLVDSHIADMLAKGLLAAALPPLLAGWLVAVVIRLATGSATVATITASGIVAPLAAGLSPTHTALMVLAIGAGSVFLSHVNDAGFWMVKEYFGMTVGETFKTWSLMETVLSVIGIIAVMLLSLVV